One genomic window of Meleagris gallopavo isolate NT-WF06-2002-E0010 breed Aviagen turkey brand Nicholas breeding stock chromosome 22, Turkey_5.1, whole genome shotgun sequence includes the following:
- the TOP1 gene encoding DNA topoisomerase 1: MKLSTKAEEVATFFAKMLDHEYTTKEIFRKNFFKDWRKEMTSEEKSTITSLSKCDFTHMSQYFKAQTEARKQMSKEEKQKIKEENERLLKEYGYCVMDNHKERIANFKIEPPGLFRGRGNHPKMGMLKRRIMPEDIIINCSKDSKVPPPPPGHKWKEVRHDNKVTWLVSWTENIQGSIKYIMLNPSSRIKGEKDWQKYETARRLKKCVDKIRNQYREDWKSKEMKVRQRAVALYFIDKLALRAGNEKEEGETADTVGCCSLRVEHIKLHPELDGQEYVVEFDFLGKDSIRYYNKVPVEKRVFKNLQLFMENKQPEDDLFDRLNTSILNKHLQDLMEGLTAKVFRTYNASITLQQQLKELTNPDDNIPAKILSYNRANRAVAILCNHQRAPPKTFEKSMMNLQSKIDAKKEQLADARRELKSAKADAKVRRDEKSKKAVESKKKAVQRIEEQLMKLEVQATDREENKQIALSTSKLNYLDPRISVAWCKKWGIPIEKIYNKTQREKFAWAIDMAEEDYEF; the protein is encoded by the exons ATGAAGCTGAGCACCAAAGCAGAAGAAGTTGCCACATTCTTTGCAAAAATGCTTGACCATGAATACACTACGAAGGAGATcttcaggaaaaacttttttaagGACTGGAGAAAG GAAATGACCTCTGAAGAGAAGAGCACAATCACCAGCCTCAGCAAGTGTGACTTCACCCACATGAGCCAGTATTTCAAAGCCCAGACGGAAGCTAGGAAACAGATGTCCAAGGAGGAGAAACAG AAAATCAAAGAGGAGAATGAGCGGCTATTGAAGGAATATGGATACTGTGTGATGGACAACCACAAAGAGAGGATTGCTAACTTTAAGATTGAACCTCCAGGTCTCTTCCGAGGCCGGGGGAACCATCCCAAAATGGGCATGTTGAAGAGGCGCATCATGCCAGAAGACATCATCATTAACTGCAGCAA GGATTCCAAGGTCCCTCCCCCTCCACCAGGACACAAATGGAAGGAGGTCCGGCATGATAACAAGGTTACCTGGCTAGTGTCATGGACAGAGAACATCCAAGGCTCTATCAAATACATAATGTTGAACCCTAGCTCAAGAATTAAG GGTGAGAAGGACTGGCAAAAGTACGAGACAGCCCGGAGGTTGAAGAAGTGCGTAGATAAAATCCGAAATCAATACAGAGAAGACTGGAAATCCAAAGAGATGAAAGTACGGCAGAGGGCTGTGGCACTGTACTTCATTGATAAA CTTGCTCTGAGAGCTggcaatgaaaaagaagaaggggAGACAGCTGACACCGTgggctgctgctctctgagAGTAGAACACATCAAGCTGCATCCTGAGCTGGATGGCCAGGAATACGTGGTTGAGTTTGACTTCCTCGGAAAAGACTCCATCCGATACTACAACAAAGTCCCTGTTGAGAAGAGG gTTTTTAAGAATCTTCAGCTGTTCATGGAGAATAAGCAGCCTGAGGATGACCTTTTTGACCGCCTCAAT ACCAGTATCTTAAATAAACATCTTCAAGACCTTATGGAGGGACTGACAGCCAAGGTATTCCGTACTTACAATGCCTCCATCACGCTACAGCAGCAGCTCAAGGAGCTCACTAACC cGGATGATAACATCCCAGCGAAGATCCTTTCCTACAACCGTGCCAACAGAGCGGTTGCCATTTTGTGTAACCACCAGAGGGCTCCACCGAAGACCTTTGAGAAGTCCATGATGAACCTGCAGAGCAAG ATCGATGCCAAGAAGGAGCAGTTAGCTGATGCCAGGAGAGAACTGAAAAGCGCCAAAGCTGATGCCAAGGTCCGGAGGGATGAGAAGTCTAAAAA GGCAGTGGAGAGCAAGAAAAAGGCAGTGCAGAGGATTGAGGAGCAGCTGATGAAGCTGGAGGTTCAGGCTACAGATAGGGAGGAGAACAAGCAGATcgccttgagcacctccaaaCTCAACTATCTGGATCCTAGGATCTCTGTTGCTTG GTGTAAGAAGTGGGGAATTCCTATAGAGAAGATATATAACAAAACCCAGCGAGAGAAATTTGCCTGGGCTATCGACATGGCAGAGGAAGACTATGAGTTTTAA